The Streptomyces seoulensis genome contains a region encoding:
- a CDS encoding AAA family ATPase has protein sequence MTVNRTTVYATTTGIPVPQQPSVPAHERRAQWPAPVVRDLRGRTGGGPRTLRFGPHDLAVVTGLPGSGKSTLMRRTVPGHRVDSQDARDRWAARLPAALPYALYRPLVRLAHYAGLRRALGTGEGVVVHDCGTQPWVRSWLAREARRRGGTLHLILLDVPAGTARQGQRERGRGVSRYAFRRHRGATARLLGAVERGESPADCGSVVLLDRASADGLRRIEFAE, from the coding sequence ATCACGGTGAACAGAACCACGGTGTACGCCACGACCACCGGCATCCCGGTGCCGCAGCAGCCCTCGGTGCCCGCCCACGAGCGCCGGGCCCAGTGGCCCGCGCCGGTCGTCCGCGACCTGCGCGGCCGCACCGGCGGCGGCCCCCGCACCCTGCGCTTCGGCCCCCACGACCTCGCCGTCGTCACCGGCCTGCCCGGCAGCGGCAAGTCCACCCTGATGCGCCGTACGGTGCCCGGCCACCGCGTCGACTCCCAGGACGCCCGCGACCGCTGGGCCGCCCGCCTCCCCGCCGCCCTGCCCTACGCGCTCTACCGCCCCCTGGTCCGCCTCGCCCACTACGCCGGACTGCGCCGCGCCCTCGGCACCGGCGAGGGCGTCGTCGTGCACGACTGCGGCACCCAGCCCTGGGTCCGCTCCTGGCTCGCCCGCGAGGCCCGCCGCCGGGGCGGCACCCTGCACCTGATCCTGCTCGACGTGCCGGCCGGCACCGCCCGGCAGGGCCAGCGCGAGCGCGGCCGGGGCGTCTCCCGGTACGCCTTCCGCCGTCACCGCGGCGCCACCGCCCGCCTGCTGGGCGCCGTGGAGCGCGGCGAGAGCCCCGCCGACTGCGGCTCGGTGGTCCTGCTGGACCGCGCCTCGGCGGACGGCCTGCGGCGGATCGAGTTCGCCGAGTGA
- the gcvT gene encoding glycine cleavage system aminomethyltransferase GcvT: MSSTDSTAPRRTALDAVHRSLGATMTDFAGWDMPLRYGSERDEHLAVRTRAGLFDLSHMGEITVTGPDAAALLNFALVGDLASVGVGRARYTMICRADGGILDDLIVYRLADAEYMVVANASNAQVVLDALTERAAGFDAEVRDDRDAYALLAVQGPESPGILKAVTDADLDGLKYYAGLPGTVAGVPALIARTGYTGEDGFELFVKPEHAAKLWQALLEAGTAAGLVPCGLSCRDTLRLEAGMPLYGHELTTELTPFDAGLGRVVKFGKEGDFVGREALAKAAERAEAQPPRVLVGLIAEGRRVPRAGYSVVADGAVIGEVTSGAPSPTLGKPLAIAYVDAAHAAPGSTGVGVDIRGSHEPYEVVALPFYKRAK; encoded by the coding sequence ATGAGCAGCACCGACTCCACCGCCCCGCGCCGCACCGCGCTCGACGCCGTGCACCGCTCGCTCGGCGCGACGATGACCGACTTCGCCGGCTGGGACATGCCCCTGCGCTACGGCTCCGAGCGTGACGAGCACCTGGCGGTGCGCACGCGGGCCGGCCTGTTCGACCTCTCGCACATGGGTGAGATCACGGTGACCGGCCCCGATGCGGCCGCCCTGCTGAACTTCGCCCTCGTCGGCGACCTCGCCTCGGTCGGTGTCGGCCGTGCCCGCTACACCATGATCTGCCGGGCCGACGGCGGCATCCTGGACGACCTGATCGTCTACCGGCTCGCCGACGCCGAGTACATGGTGGTGGCCAACGCCTCCAACGCCCAGGTCGTGCTGGACGCGCTGACCGAGCGCGCGGCCGGCTTCGACGCCGAGGTCCGCGACGACCGCGACGCCTACGCGCTGCTCGCCGTCCAGGGCCCGGAGTCCCCCGGCATCCTCAAGGCGGTCACCGACGCCGACCTGGACGGCCTGAAGTACTACGCCGGGCTGCCCGGCACCGTCGCGGGCGTCCCCGCGCTGATCGCCCGTACCGGCTACACCGGCGAGGACGGCTTCGAGCTGTTCGTGAAGCCCGAGCACGCGGCCAAGCTGTGGCAGGCGCTGCTGGAGGCCGGGACCGCCGCCGGTCTGGTGCCGTGCGGGCTGTCCTGCCGGGACACCCTGCGCCTGGAGGCGGGCATGCCGCTGTACGGGCACGAGCTGACCACGGAGCTGACCCCCTTCGACGCCGGTCTCGGCCGCGTGGTCAAGTTCGGCAAGGAGGGCGACTTCGTCGGCCGCGAGGCACTGGCGAAGGCCGCCGAGCGCGCCGAGGCGCAGCCGCCGCGCGTCCTGGTCGGCCTGATCGCCGAGGGCCGCCGGGTGCCGCGCGCCGGATACTCCGTCGTCGCGGACGGCGCGGTGATCGGCGAGGTCACCTCCGGCGCCCCCTCCCCCACCCTCGGCAAGCCGCTGGCCATCGCCTACGTCGACGCCGCGCACGCCGCCCCCGGCAGCACCGGTGTGGGCGTGGACATCCGGGGCAGCCACGAGCCGTACGAGGTCGTGGCGCTGCCCTTCTACAAGCGCGCCAAGTAG
- the gcvH gene encoding glycine cleavage system protein GcvH — protein MSNPQQLSYSKEHEWLSAAEGGASTVGITEHAANALGDVVFVQLPEVGDEVTAGESCGELESTKSVSELYSPVSGEITEVNQDVVDDPSLVNSEPFEGGWLFKVRVAAQPDDLLSADEYTAYTAG, from the coding sequence ATGAGCAACCCGCAGCAGTTGAGCTACAGCAAGGAGCACGAGTGGCTGTCGGCCGCCGAGGGCGGCGCGTCGACGGTCGGCATCACCGAGCACGCGGCCAACGCGCTCGGCGATGTGGTCTTCGTGCAGCTTCCCGAGGTCGGCGACGAGGTCACCGCGGGCGAGTCCTGCGGCGAGCTGGAGTCCACCAAGTCGGTCTCCGAGCTGTACTCGCCCGTCTCCGGTGAGATCACCGAGGTCAACCAGGACGTGGTGGACGACCCGTCGCTGGTGAACTCCGAGCCCTTCGAGGGCGGCTGGCTGTTCAAGGTGCGCGTCGCCGCCCAGCCGGACGACCTGCTCTCCGCCGACGAGTACACCGCCTACACCGCAGGCTGA
- the glyA gene encoding serine hydroxymethyltransferase: protein MTVLNTPLHELDPEIAAAVDAELRRQQSTLEMIASENFAPLAVMEAQGSVLTNKYAEGYPGRRYYGGCEHVDVAEQIAIDRLKELFGAEYANVQPHSGASANQAALFALAQPGDTILGLDLAHGGHLTHGMRLNFSGKQFDVVAYHVDEETGLVDMAEVERLAKEHRPKVIIAGWSAYPRQLDFAEFRRIADEAGSYLWVDMAHFAGLVAAGLHPNPVEYADVVTSTTHKTLGGPRGGIILAKKDFAKKLNSSVFPGFQGGPLEHVIAAKAVSFKVAASEDFKERQRRTVEGARILAERLTAPDAREAGVNVLSGGTDVHLILVDLRESELDGQQAEDRLHEVGITVNRNAVPNDPRPPMVTSGLRIGTPALATRGFTAEDFAEVADVLAEALKPSYDAEALAARVRVLADKHPLYPTLGE from the coding sequence ATGACTGTCCTGAACACGCCCCTGCACGAGCTGGACCCGGAGATCGCCGCCGCGGTCGACGCCGAGCTGCGCCGCCAGCAGTCGACCCTGGAGATGATCGCCTCCGAGAACTTCGCACCGCTCGCGGTGATGGAGGCACAGGGTTCGGTCCTGACCAACAAGTACGCCGAGGGCTACCCGGGCCGCCGCTACTACGGCGGCTGCGAGCACGTCGACGTGGCCGAGCAGATCGCCATCGACCGGCTCAAGGAGCTGTTCGGCGCCGAGTACGCGAACGTCCAGCCGCACTCCGGCGCCTCCGCGAACCAGGCGGCGCTGTTCGCGCTGGCCCAGCCCGGTGACACCATCCTCGGGCTCGACCTGGCGCACGGCGGCCACCTCACCCACGGGATGCGGCTGAACTTCTCCGGCAAGCAGTTCGACGTGGTCGCGTACCACGTGGACGAGGAGACCGGCCTGGTCGACATGGCCGAGGTCGAGCGGCTGGCCAAGGAGCACCGCCCGAAGGTGATCATCGCGGGCTGGTCGGCGTACCCGCGTCAGCTCGACTTCGCGGAGTTCCGGCGGATCGCGGACGAGGCCGGGTCCTACCTGTGGGTGGACATGGCGCACTTCGCCGGTCTGGTCGCGGCGGGTCTGCACCCGAACCCGGTCGAGTACGCGGACGTGGTGACCTCCACCACGCACAAGACGCTCGGCGGCCCCCGCGGCGGCATCATCCTGGCGAAGAAGGACTTCGCGAAGAAGCTGAACTCCTCGGTCTTCCCCGGCTTCCAGGGCGGCCCGCTGGAGCACGTGATCGCCGCCAAGGCGGTCTCCTTCAAGGTCGCGGCCTCGGAGGACTTCAAGGAGCGCCAGCGTCGTACGGTGGAGGGTGCCCGTATCCTCGCCGAGCGGCTGACCGCGCCGGACGCCCGCGAGGCCGGGGTGAACGTGCTCTCCGGCGGCACCGACGTGCACCTGATCCTGGTGGACCTGCGTGAGTCGGAGCTCGACGGGCAGCAGGCCGAGGACCGCCTCCACGAGGTCGGTATCACGGTCAACCGCAACGCCGTCCCGAACGACCCGCGGCCGCCGATGGTCACCTCGGGCCTGAGGATCGGCACGCCCGCCCTCGCCACCCGCGGCTTCACCGCCGAGGACTTCGCCGAGGTCGCGGACGTGCTCGCCGAGGCGCTGAAGCCGTCCTACGACGCGGAGGCGCTCGCGGCCCGCGTGCGGGTGCTGGCGGACAAGCACCCGCTGTATCCGACGCTGGGCGAGTAG
- a CDS encoding L-serine ammonia-lyase, whose protein sequence is MAVSVFDLFSIGIGPSSSHTVGPMRAARMFARRLRNEGLLDPVAAVRCELYGSLGATGHGHGTPKAVLLGLEGASPRTVDVEGADDRVEAIRKAGRLSLLGEHEIAFSYDDDLVLHRRETLPYHANGMTLWAYDASGAELLTKTYYSVGGGFVVDEEAVGADRIVLDDTVLKYPFRTGDELLRLTKETGLSISALMLENERAWRTEEEIREGLLEIWRVMRECVARGMSREGILPGGLKVRRRAAMSARQLRAEGNALAHSMEWITLYAMAVNEENAAGGRVVTAPTNGAAGIIPAVLHYYMNFVPGADEEGVVRFLLAAGAIGMLFKENASISGAEVGCQGEVGSACSMAAGALAEVLGGSPEQVENAAEIGMEHNLGLTCDPVGGLVQIPCIERNGMASVKAVTAARMAMRGDGSHKVSLDKVIKTMKETGADMSVKYKETARGGLAVNIIEC, encoded by the coding sequence GTGGCCGTATCGGTCTTCGACCTGTTCTCGATCGGCATCGGCCCGTCCAGCTCCCACACGGTCGGCCCGATGCGGGCGGCGCGCATGTTCGCCCGCCGTCTGCGCAACGAGGGCCTGCTGGACCCCGTCGCCGCCGTCCGCTGCGAGCTGTACGGCTCGCTCGGCGCCACCGGCCACGGCCACGGCACCCCGAAGGCGGTGCTGCTCGGCCTGGAGGGCGCCTCCCCGCGCACGGTGGACGTGGAGGGCGCAGACGACCGGGTCGAGGCGATCAGGAAGGCGGGCCGGCTCAGCCTGCTCGGCGAGCACGAGATCGCCTTCTCCTACGACGACGACCTGGTCCTGCACCGCCGCGAGACCCTGCCCTACCACGCCAACGGCATGACGCTGTGGGCGTACGACGCCTCGGGCGCGGAGCTGCTGACCAAGACGTACTACTCGGTCGGCGGCGGCTTCGTCGTGGACGAGGAGGCGGTCGGCGCGGACCGGATCGTGCTGGACGACACGGTGCTGAAGTACCCCTTCCGCACGGGTGACGAGCTGCTGCGCCTCACCAAGGAGACCGGTCTGTCGATCTCCGCGCTGATGCTGGAGAACGAGCGGGCCTGGCGCACCGAGGAGGAGATCCGCGAGGGCCTGCTGGAGATCTGGCGGGTGATGCGCGAGTGCGTGGCCCGCGGCATGTCCCGCGAGGGCATCCTGCCGGGCGGCCTGAAGGTGCGCCGCCGCGCCGCCATGTCCGCCCGCCAGCTCCGCGCCGAGGGCAACGCGCTCGCGCACTCCATGGAGTGGATCACCCTGTACGCGATGGCGGTGAACGAGGAGAACGCGGCGGGCGGCCGCGTGGTCACCGCGCCCACCAACGGCGCGGCCGGCATCATCCCGGCGGTGCTGCACTACTACATGAACTTCGTGCCCGGCGCGGACGAGGAGGGCGTGGTCCGCTTCCTGCTGGCCGCGGGCGCGATCGGCATGCTCTTCAAGGAGAACGCCTCCATCTCCGGCGCCGAGGTCGGCTGCCAGGGCGAGGTGGGCTCCGCCTGCTCCATGGCGGCGGGCGCGCTCGCCGAGGTGCTGGGCGGCTCCCCCGAGCAGGTGGAGAACGCCGCCGAGATCGGCATGGAGCACAACCTGGGCCTGACCTGCGACCCCGTCGGCGGCCTCGTCCAGATCCCGTGCATCGAGCGCAACGGCATGGCCTCGGTGAAGGCCGTCACGGCCGCCCGGATGGCCATGCGCGGCGACGGCTCCCACAAGGTCTCCCTCGACAAGGTCATCAAGACCATGAAGGAGACGGGCGCGGACATGAGCGTCAAGTACAAGGAGACGGCGCGGGGCGGGCTCGCGGTGAACATCATCGAGTGCTAG
- a CDS encoding flavin reductase family protein, which translates to MRTDFDPSAMGPRAFYRLLTSVVVPRPIAWVSTVSKDHPDRPNLAPHSFFSVSCVEPPIVQFTSVTRKDSLRNVEETGEFVVNLAPEGLFREINDTATDFPSEVSEFDAVGLEQEPSLRVKPPRVAASPAALECVLHSMLTLGDSTVVFGRVVHAVVSEEMLADDGLPDIGRLRPLTRLGRDEWGTLGEVLDKPRIRWRDWQEGERS; encoded by the coding sequence ATGCGCACCGACTTCGATCCCTCGGCCATGGGCCCCCGCGCCTTCTACCGGCTGCTCACCTCGGTGGTGGTTCCCCGGCCGATCGCGTGGGTCTCCACCGTGTCCAAGGACCACCCGGACCGGCCGAACCTCGCACCGCACTCCTTCTTCTCCGTCTCCTGCGTGGAGCCGCCGATCGTGCAGTTCACCTCCGTGACGCGGAAGGACTCGCTGCGGAACGTGGAGGAGACCGGGGAGTTCGTGGTCAACCTGGCGCCGGAGGGGCTGTTCCGGGAGATCAACGACACCGCGACGGACTTCCCGTCCGAGGTGAGCGAGTTCGACGCGGTCGGCCTCGAACAGGAACCCTCGCTGCGGGTGAAGCCGCCGCGGGTCGCGGCCTCCCCGGCGGCGCTGGAGTGCGTGCTGCACAGCATGCTCACGCTGGGCGACTCCACGGTGGTGTTCGGCCGGGTGGTCCACGCGGTGGTCAGCGAGGAGATGCTCGCGGACGACGGGCTCCCGGACATCGGGCGGCTGCGCCCGCTGACCCGGCTGGGCCGCGACGAGTGGGGGACGCTCGGCGAGGTGCTGGACAAGCCGCGCATCCGCTGGCGGGACTGGCAGGAGGGCGAGCGGAGCTGA
- a CDS encoding LLM class flavin-dependent oxidoreductase, which produces MTTSRVPLSILDLVPVASGTDTSTALDQSVELVRLADALGYTRYWYAEHHNVATFASSATSLLIGRAAEHSKRIRLGSGGVMLPNHSPLMVAEYYGTLAEMYGDRIDLGLGRAPGTDPTTAAALRRGGAATDTFVQDVVDLHRYLGSPDGEGPEVRAVPGQGTEVPLWMLGSSLDGAAVAAYLGLPYAFASHFAPQMRHEALELYRSRFSTEFPTAEIRQPYAMVGVNVLVAPTDDEAHYLFTTAQQLAAGIYTGRRGPLRPPVRDLGTVIGPEVARFVDDFQEVRAVGSPETVVTELEALVADLRADELIITTYTHDPAHRARSFSLLADAWGLGRSD; this is translated from the coding sequence ATGACAACCTCGCGTGTTCCGCTGTCGATCCTCGATCTCGTACCCGTGGCCTCGGGCACCGACACTTCCACCGCGCTCGATCAGTCGGTGGAACTGGTCCGGCTCGCGGACGCGCTCGGTTACACCCGGTACTGGTACGCCGAGCACCACAACGTCGCCACCTTCGCGTCCTCGGCGACGTCCCTGCTCATCGGCCGGGCCGCCGAACACAGCAAGCGCATCCGGCTGGGCTCCGGCGGCGTGATGCTGCCCAACCACAGCCCGCTGATGGTCGCGGAGTACTACGGCACGCTCGCCGAGATGTACGGCGACCGCATCGACCTCGGCCTCGGCCGCGCACCGGGCACGGACCCGACGACGGCCGCCGCGCTGCGCCGGGGCGGCGCGGCCACCGACACGTTCGTCCAGGACGTCGTCGACCTGCACCGCTACCTCGGCTCCCCCGACGGCGAGGGACCCGAGGTGCGGGCCGTGCCGGGCCAGGGCACCGAGGTCCCCCTGTGGATGCTGGGGTCCAGCCTCGACGGCGCGGCCGTCGCCGCCTATCTCGGACTGCCCTACGCCTTCGCCTCCCACTTCGCCCCGCAGATGCGGCACGAGGCGCTGGAGCTGTACCGCTCGCGCTTCTCGACGGAGTTCCCCACCGCCGAGATCAGGCAGCCCTACGCCATGGTCGGCGTCAACGTCCTGGTCGCCCCCACCGACGACGAGGCGCACTACCTGTTCACCACCGCCCAGCAGCTGGCCGCAGGCATCTACACCGGTCGGCGCGGCCCGCTACGGCCCCCGGTCAGAGACCTGGGGACAGTGATCGGACCCGAGGTCGCCCGGTTCGTGGACGACTTCCAGGAGGTACGCGCGGTGGGCTCCCCGGAGACGGTCGTCACCGAGCTGGAGGCGCTGGTCGCGGACCTGAGGGCCGACGAACTCATCATCACGACCTACACCCACGACCCCGCGCACCGGGCCCGCTCGTTCTCGCTGCTCGCCGACGCCTGGGGACTCGGCCGGTCCGACTAG
- a CDS encoding PP2C family protein-serine/threonine phosphatase yields MSLTLQFTIRSDKGLVREVNEDSVYAAPHLLVVADGMGGHAGGEVASSVVISHMAELGPERTRAEPMEALREAILAGNLAIARAVRASPELDGMGTTITAVLMEADSDQFVVANVGDSRTYLMRAGELVLLTRDDSLVQTLLDDGRITAAEALAHPQRSMVTKALVGGESLSPALFRLETLPGDRFLLCSDGLSDLVAESDLAVALGIPGRDDAADRLVELALGAGGNDNVSVVVADVVHGDAYAPDDAAPVISRAPLQEDTAAPARPGRKGRTVFVLAAVVVAAAVAVYLLG; encoded by the coding sequence ATGTCTCTGACCCTCCAGTTCACCATCCGCAGCGACAAGGGACTTGTCCGCGAAGTCAACGAGGACTCCGTGTACGCGGCGCCGCATCTCTTGGTGGTGGCGGACGGGATGGGCGGGCATGCCGGCGGCGAGGTGGCCAGTTCCGTCGTCATCTCGCACATGGCCGAGCTGGGACCGGAGCGGACGCGGGCGGAGCCCATGGAGGCGCTGCGCGAGGCGATACTCGCCGGGAACCTGGCCATCGCCCGGGCGGTGCGCGCCTCGCCGGAGCTGGACGGGATGGGGACCACCATCACGGCGGTCCTGATGGAGGCCGACAGCGACCAGTTCGTCGTGGCCAACGTCGGGGACTCCCGCACGTATCTGATGCGCGCGGGCGAGCTGGTGCTGCTGACCCGTGACGACTCCCTGGTGCAGACCCTGCTGGACGACGGCCGGATCACCGCGGCCGAGGCGCTCGCGCATCCGCAGCGGTCCATGGTGACGAAGGCGCTGGTGGGCGGGGAGTCGCTGAGCCCCGCGCTGTTCCGTCTGGAGACGCTGCCCGGCGACCGCTTCCTGCTGTGCTCGGACGGGCTGAGCGATCTGGTGGCCGAGTCCGACCTGGCCGTGGCGCTCGGCATACCCGGCCGGGACGACGCCGCCGACCGGCTGGTCGAGCTGGCCCTCGGCGCGGGCGGCAACGACAACGTGTCCGTCGTGGTCGCGGACGTCGTCCACGGCGACGCCTACGCCCCGGACGACGCCGCCCCGGTCATCTCGCGCGCCCCCCTCCAGGAGGACACCGCCGCTCCCGCGCGCCCGGGGCGGAAGGGCCGCACGGTGTTCGTGCTGGCCGCCGTCGTGGTGGCGGCGGCCGTGGCGGTGTACCTGCTCGGCTAG
- a CDS encoding ATP-grasp domain-containing protein: MTDTGPAAARTVLVLGGGTRLPKALRAHGCHVVYGGTLAEFGPGHRDACDEALLLSDDDGEAWLDRAVALHKAVPFDRVVTVRERFLTTAARIRDALGLQGDPLRTVLLLKDKALMREALADAPGTPAVRAALMRAPRDVAAFAARAGLPVVLKPRDGSGSQGIQVLREAADVERAARLVAAVPDALLAEEFLDGPEYSVESFSRAGEHEVLAVTEKFTGDNAVEIGHVVPARIDTARYEALAAATRSLLDAVGLTEGPAHTEIIVTPRGPRVVESHNRPGGDGIIDLVREVTGADVRDLLAAHVAGARPPARSGAAGAAATWFLTAPPGLVTEVTGWEAAEASPGVVDTDPDVAPGDTVAELRGSDDRCGSVIATADTPDEALARARAAAALVRITTRPAPAEETPAP; encoded by the coding sequence GCACGCTCGCCGAGTTCGGCCCCGGCCACCGCGACGCCTGCGACGAGGCGCTGCTGCTGTCCGACGACGACGGCGAAGCCTGGCTCGACCGGGCCGTGGCCCTGCACAAGGCGGTCCCCTTCGACCGGGTCGTCACCGTCCGCGAACGCTTCCTGACCACCGCCGCCCGCATCCGCGACGCCCTCGGTCTTCAGGGCGACCCGCTGCGGACGGTGCTGCTGCTCAAGGACAAGGCGCTGATGCGCGAAGCCCTCGCGGACGCGCCGGGCACGCCCGCCGTCCGGGCCGCGCTGATGCGGGCGCCGCGCGACGTGGCCGCCTTCGCCGCGCGTGCCGGGCTGCCCGTCGTGCTCAAGCCGCGCGACGGCTCCGGCAGTCAGGGCATCCAGGTCCTGCGGGAGGCGGCCGACGTGGAGCGGGCCGCCCGGCTGGTCGCGGCCGTGCCGGACGCGCTGCTCGCCGAGGAGTTCCTGGACGGGCCCGAGTACAGCGTGGAGTCCTTCTCCCGCGCCGGGGAGCACGAAGTGCTGGCCGTCACCGAGAAGTTCACCGGTGACAACGCCGTGGAGATCGGCCACGTCGTCCCCGCCCGCATCGACACCGCCCGGTACGAGGCGCTGGCGGCCGCCACCCGGAGCCTGCTCGACGCGGTGGGTCTGACGGAGGGGCCCGCGCACACGGAGATCATCGTCACCCCGCGCGGACCGCGCGTCGTGGAGTCCCACAACCGCCCCGGCGGCGACGGCATCATCGACCTCGTACGCGAGGTCACGGGCGCGGACGTACGCGATCTGCTGGCCGCCCATGTGGCGGGAGCACGGCCGCCCGCGCGCAGCGGTGCCGCGGGCGCCGCCGCCACCTGGTTCCTGACCGCGCCGCCCGGCCTGGTCACGGAGGTCACCGGCTGGGAGGCGGCCGAGGCGAGCCCCGGCGTGGTGGACACCGACCCCGACGTCGCCCCCGGGGACACGGTCGCCGAACTGCGCGGCTCGGACGACCGCTGCGGCTCGGTGATCGCGACCGCGGACACCCCCGACGAGGCCCTCGCGCGCGCCCGCGCCGCCGCCGCCCTGGTCCGCATCACGACCCGGCCCGCGCCGGCCGAGGAGACGCCCGCCCCATGA